A genomic segment from Desulfonatronum lacustre DSM 10312 encodes:
- the ffh gene encoding signal recognition particle protein, with translation MFDSLADRLQSVFKKIRGHGRLDEKSVQEGLREVRLALLEADVNFKVVKDFVERVRERAMGQDVLGSLTPGQQVVKIVHDEMVDLLGGEHLGLQLQGKPPVVIMLVGLQGSGKTTTAAKLALHLRRLKRSPFLVPADVYRPAAIDQLHKLASQLDVPAFASTAQMRPVDICLQARDEAALKGLDVLLVDTAGRLHIDAPLMDELVAVKQALSPQEILFVADAMTGQDAVNVAVKFDELLDLSGIVLTKMEGDARGGAALSIKSVTGKPIKFVGMGEKVSDLEAFHPDRVASRILGMGDILSLIEKAQGSIDQDEAEALQKKMQKAEFNLEDFRVQMRRLRKLGSLEGMLKLIPGMGDLRKQLGEMKMPEKEMGRMEAIINSMTPGERKNPKVMNANRKLRVAKGSGVKVQDVNALLKNFEQMQKMMKKMTSGGGLGGMKMPSGPGGLSLPGGLGGPGGPSGLGLPAGMPKTGTKSATKKKKERRKKKRR, from the coding sequence ATGTTCGACAGTTTAGCGGATCGTCTGCAATCCGTCTTCAAAAAAATCCGCGGTCACGGCCGATTGGATGAGAAGAGCGTCCAGGAAGGCTTGCGCGAGGTGCGTCTGGCCTTGCTGGAAGCGGACGTCAATTTCAAGGTCGTCAAGGACTTCGTGGAACGGGTCCGGGAACGGGCCATGGGCCAGGACGTCCTGGGCAGCCTGACGCCCGGTCAGCAGGTAGTCAAGATCGTCCACGATGAAATGGTCGACTTGCTGGGCGGCGAGCATCTGGGATTGCAACTCCAGGGCAAGCCGCCGGTGGTCATCATGCTGGTCGGTTTGCAGGGCTCGGGAAAGACGACCACCGCGGCCAAGCTGGCCCTGCACCTGCGCCGTCTGAAGCGTTCTCCCTTCCTGGTCCCCGCGGACGTCTACCGCCCCGCCGCCATTGATCAGCTCCACAAGCTGGCCTCCCAACTGGACGTTCCGGCTTTTGCCTCCACCGCCCAGATGCGGCCCGTGGACATCTGCCTCCAGGCTCGGGACGAGGCGGCCCTCAAGGGCTTGGACGTTCTCCTGGTGGACACGGCCGGGCGGTTGCACATCGATGCGCCGCTGATGGATGAGCTGGTGGCCGTGAAGCAGGCCTTGAGTCCTCAGGAAATTCTCTTCGTGGCCGATGCCATGACCGGTCAGGACGCAGTCAACGTGGCGGTCAAATTCGATGAGCTTCTGGATTTGTCCGGCATCGTGCTGACCAAGATGGAAGGCGACGCCCGTGGCGGCGCGGCCCTGTCCATCAAGTCCGTGACCGGCAAGCCGATCAAGTTCGTGGGCATGGGCGAAAAGGTCAGCGACCTGGAGGCCTTTCATCCGGACCGCGTGGCTTCGCGCATCCTGGGCATGGGCGACATCCTCTCGCTGATTGAAAAGGCCCAGGGCTCCATAGATCAGGATGAAGCCGAAGCCCTGCAGAAAAAGATGCAGAAGGCCGAGTTCAACCTGGAGGATTTTCGCGTCCAGATGCGCCGGTTGCGCAAGCTCGGTTCCCTGGAGGGGATGCTCAAGCTGATTCCGGGCATGGGCGACCTGCGCAAGCAGCTTGGCGAGATGAAGATGCCGGAAAAAGAGATGGGCCGCATGGAGGCGATCATCAACTCCATGACCCCGGGGGAGCGCAAGAACCCCAAGGTGATGAACGCGAACCGCAAGCTCCGGGTGGCCAAGGGCAGCGGCGTAAAAGTCCAGGATGTGAACGCGCTGTTGAAAAATTTCGAACAGATGCAGAAGATGATGAAGAAAATGACCAGCGGGGGAGGTCTTGGAGGCATGAAGATGCCCTCCGGCCCCGGAGGGCTGAGCTTGCCCGGCGGTCTGGGCGGGCCGGGCGGACCGAGTGGCCTAGGGCTTCCCGCGGGCATGCCGAAAACCGGGACCAAGTCCGCGACCAAGAAGAAAAAGGAACGGCGCAAGAAAAAACGCCGCTGA
- the rpsP gene encoding 30S ribosomal protein S16, with amino-acid sequence MAMRIRLTRMGSKKKPFYRIVALNSETRRDGRALDFLGYYNPMKEPNELKIDTDKVREWMAKGAKPTDTVRSLLARVGFNQAQA; translated from the coding sequence ATGGCAATGAGAATCAGACTGACCCGGATGGGCTCCAAGAAGAAGCCGTTTTACCGCATCGTGGCCCTGAACAGCGAAACCCGCCGCGACGGCCGCGCTTTGGATTTTCTCGGCTACTACAACCCGATGAAAGAGCCCAACGAATTGAAGATCGACACCGACAAGGTCCGCGAATGGATGGCCAAGGGCGCCAAGCCCACGGACACGGTTCGTTCGCTGTTGGCCAGGGTGGGCTTCAATCAAGCCCAGGCCTAA
- a CDS encoding KH domain-containing protein, whose translation MKELIEYIATSLVDQPEAVQVSLVEGEQSSVVELRVAKEDLGKVIGKQGRTAKALRTILAAASAKADKRVVLEIIE comes from the coding sequence ATGAAGGAACTCATCGAGTACATTGCCACGTCCTTGGTGGATCAGCCCGAGGCCGTGCAGGTTTCCCTGGTGGAGGGCGAGCAGTCTTCCGTGGTGGAGCTGCGCGTGGCCAAGGAAGATCTGGGCAAGGTGATCGGCAAGCAGGGTCGGACGGCCAAGGCCCTGCGTACGATTCTCGCCGCCGCCTCGGCCAAGGCCGACAAGCGGGTGGTGCTGGAAATCATCGAGTAG
- the rimM gene encoding ribosome maturation factor RimM (Essential for efficient processing of 16S rRNA) codes for MSGQALVLVGKVIKPHGLAGEFSVKVHVDSPDFFAHVPRLYLRGAPGERPRPVAVTSWRMHNARLLLRLDQIQGRDEVEQVRGAELLARREDLPDRSDEDIFIQELIGMRVLLPSGEVLGRIENVNFGAGTGVGQEIWSIRTGSRREVLFPAHQDFVLDVDLAAATVRIDPPPGLLELYLGEEG; via the coding sequence ATGTCCGGGCAAGCGTTGGTCCTGGTCGGAAAAGTGATCAAGCCGCACGGTTTGGCAGGGGAGTTCAGTGTCAAAGTGCACGTGGACTCCCCTGATTTTTTTGCCCATGTCCCACGCCTGTACCTGCGCGGTGCCCCCGGAGAACGTCCGCGTCCCGTGGCCGTGACCTCCTGGAGAATGCACAACGCACGGCTTCTGCTGCGCCTGGACCAGATCCAGGGGCGTGATGAAGTGGAGCAGGTGCGCGGGGCGGAGTTGCTGGCGCGCCGCGAGGATCTGCCCGATCGTTCGGATGAGGACATTTTCATTCAGGAACTGATCGGCATGCGGGTGCTGCTGCCTTCCGGCGAGGTGTTGGGCCGGATCGAGAACGTCAACTTCGGTGCCGGTACCGGAGTCGGCCAGGAGATCTGGAGCATCCGGACCGGGTCGCGCCGGGAAGTACTCTTTCCGGCGCACCAGGATTTCGTCCTGGACGTGGACCTGGCCGCGGCCACGGTGCGCATCGATCCGCCGCCTGGGCTGTTGGAATTGTATCTGGGGGAAGAAGGGTAA